A region of Desulfolithobacter dissulfuricans DNA encodes the following proteins:
- the secB gene encoding protein-export chaperone SecB, which produces MTDQNDAQQTMPVFRLQKMYIKDLSFENPNAPGIFLMKNQQPKVEFNLQLNNQKIDDDHWEMSIAITAKIVDQGNDDTVMFMIEIEHAGVFLMKNIPAEHLERVLAVDCPLMLFPFTRQIVSQLAVDGGFMPFLMEPINFVALYENSQQQKGEQQ; this is translated from the coding sequence ATGACAGATCAGAACGACGCCCAGCAGACCATGCCGGTATTCCGGCTGCAGAAGATGTATATCAAGGACCTCTCCTTTGAGAATCCCAATGCTCCCGGGATTTTCCTGATGAAGAACCAGCAGCCCAAGGTGGAGTTTAACCTGCAGCTCAACAACCAGAAGATCGATGACGACCACTGGGAGATGTCCATTGCCATTACCGCCAAGATCGTGGATCAGGGCAATGATGACACGGTCATGTTCATGATCGAGATCGAACACGCCGGGGTCTTCCTGATGAAAAATATTCCTGCCGAGCATCTGGAGCGGGTCCTGGCTGTGGACTGCCCGCTCATGCTCTTTCCCTTCACCAGGCAGATAGTCAGCCAGCTGGCCGTGGATGGCGGGTTCATGCCCTTTCTCATGGAGCCGATCAACTTTGTCGCCCTCTATGAAAACAGC
- a CDS encoding CoA-binding protein, with translation MMQLAPVETIRRILKETKTIAVVGLSPKPSRPSHRVALYLQQAGYRIIPVNPGQEEILGQRCYPDLLSIPDKVDLVDIFRRPEDVFPIVEQAIEIGARTVWMQQGVVNQEAATLAEEAGLTVIMDRCLKIDHNQFGVS, from the coding sequence ATGATGCAGCTTGCTCCGGTGGAGACCATCCGCCGTATCCTGAAAGAGACGAAAACCATCGCCGTGGTCGGCCTTTCACCCAAACCGTCCCGACCCTCCCATCGAGTGGCCCTCTATCTGCAACAGGCGGGATACCGGATCATCCCGGTGAATCCCGGCCAGGAGGAGATTCTTGGCCAGCGGTGCTACCCTGACCTTCTGTCGATCCCGGACAAGGTGGACCTGGTGGACATCTTCCGCCGGCCCGAAGACGTGTTCCCCATTGTCGAACAGGCCATCGAGATCGGGGCCCGCACCGTCTGGATGCAGCAGGGGGTCGTCAACCAGGAGGCTGCGACTCTGGCCGAGGAAGCAGGTTTGACCGTAATCATGGACCGGTGTCTGAAAATCGACCATAACCAGTTCGGCGTCTCGTGA
- the glyQ gene encoding glycine--tRNA ligase subunit alpha, with the protein MYFQDIIATLNSYWASRGCVVLQPYDMEVGAGTFHPATLLRALGPEPWNAAYVQPSRRPTDGRYGENPNRLQHYYQYQVVLKPSPKDVQEMYLESLKRFGLNLLEHDIRFVEDDWESPTLGAWGLGWEVWLDGMEITQFTYFQQAGSIDLKPITVELTYGLERIAMYLQEVDSVYDIQWNEQVTYGQIFRQAEREFSAFNFEEANVEELIHAFNTYESEALKLVDKGLILPAYDYCLKCSHTFNLLDARKAISVAERTRYIGRIRNIARQVARRYVEQREEMGYPLLQDREKQDQKKATA; encoded by the coding sequence ATGTATTTCCAAGATATAATAGCCACACTCAACAGCTACTGGGCCTCCAGGGGATGTGTTGTCCTGCAGCCCTATGACATGGAAGTGGGCGCCGGCACCTTTCATCCGGCCACCCTTCTCCGGGCCCTGGGACCGGAACCCTGGAACGCGGCCTATGTCCAGCCTTCCCGCCGCCCTACCGACGGTCGCTACGGGGAAAATCCCAACCGCCTGCAGCATTATTACCAATACCAGGTGGTCCTCAAGCCCTCACCCAAGGATGTCCAGGAGATGTATCTGGAAAGCCTCAAGCGGTTCGGCCTCAACCTGCTGGAGCATGATATCCGCTTCGTGGAAGACGACTGGGAGTCCCCTACTCTGGGAGCCTGGGGGCTGGGCTGGGAGGTCTGGCTCGACGGCATGGAGATCACCCAGTTCACCTATTTCCAGCAGGCCGGCTCCATTGACCTCAAGCCCATTACCGTGGAGCTGACCTATGGCCTGGAACGGATCGCCATGTACCTGCAGGAGGTGGACTCGGTCTATGATATCCAGTGGAACGAACAGGTTACCTATGGCCAGATCTTCCGCCAGGCGGAACGGGAATTTTCCGCTTTCAACTTCGAGGAGGCCAATGTCGAAGAGCTGATCCACGCCTTCAACACCTATGAGAGCGAGGCTCTCAAGCTGGTCGACAAAGGGCTTATCCTGCCGGCCTATGATTACTGCCTCAAATGTTCCCACACCTTCAACCTGCTCGACGCCCGCAAGGCGATTTCCGTCGCCGAACGAACCCGCTACATCGGTCGGATCCGCAACATTGCCCGACAGGTGGCCAGACGTTACGTGGAACAGCGGGAGGAAATGGGATATCCCCTTCTCCAAGACAGGGAAAAACAGGACCAGAAAAAAGCTACCGCCTGA